In the genome of Flaviflexus ciconiae, one region contains:
- a CDS encoding ABC transporter ATP-binding protein encodes MITIENLTKRYGKKTATDHLSFTVPSGQVTGFLGPNGSGKSTTMRCIVGLDNPTEGHALIKGVPYSQLRSPMTAVGALLDAKAFHPARTARQHLNVVAATHGFGKKRVDELLEMTGIAEVANKKVKGFSLGMGQRLGIATALLGSPEYLLLDEPVNGLDPDGVRWVRDLVKNHAQIGGTVLISSHLMSEMAMTATNLVVIGNGRLIASGPIKQFTESAGHSTVRVAGPDLAAIGESLAQMQPRHDRIDDRDVLLVSGVPASQVGHALHQAGLEIHELTTIHSSLEDVFMELTGESVEFRAGGNR; translated from the coding sequence ATGATTACGATAGAAAACCTCACGAAGAGGTACGGGAAGAAAACGGCGACAGACCACCTGTCGTTCACGGTCCCTTCCGGCCAAGTCACCGGATTCCTCGGGCCCAACGGTTCCGGAAAGTCCACAACTATGCGATGCATTGTTGGACTCGACAACCCAACCGAAGGACACGCGCTTATCAAGGGTGTTCCGTACTCTCAGCTACGCAGTCCCATGACGGCGGTGGGTGCATTGCTTGATGCGAAAGCGTTCCACCCCGCCCGTACAGCGCGCCAGCACCTCAACGTCGTGGCAGCCACCCACGGATTCGGTAAGAAGCGAGTTGACGAGCTTCTTGAGATGACAGGAATCGCTGAGGTCGCAAACAAGAAGGTTAAGGGCTTTTCCCTCGGTATGGGCCAGCGCCTCGGCATTGCCACCGCACTGCTTGGCAGCCCCGAATACCTGCTCCTTGATGAACCGGTTAACGGGCTTGACCCGGACGGTGTGCGCTGGGTCCGTGATCTCGTGAAGAACCATGCCCAGATCGGTGGCACGGTTCTCATCTCCTCTCACCTCATGTCGGAGATGGCGATGACGGCAACGAACCTTGTTGTTATCGGCAACGGCCGCCTCATCGCATCCGGTCCGATCAAGCAGTTCACGGAATCCGCCGGTCATTCCACCGTTCGCGTCGCGGGGCCCGATCTTGCAGCTATCGGTGAGTCCCTGGCACAAATGCAGCCGCGTCACGACCGCATTGACGATCGCGACGTTCTCCTCGTCTCCGGTGTTCCCGCCTCCCAGGTGGGCCACGCCCTGCACCAGGCGGGGCTCGAAATCCACGAACTCACCACAATCCACTCCTCTCTTGAGGACGTGTTTATGGAACTTACCGGTGAATCGGTCGAGTTCCGGGCAGGAGGAAACCGATGA
- a CDS encoding ABC transporter substrate-binding protein, giving the protein MTRKFLAAFTAVALLMGACSSAPNGDETTDATTAPDPVELTFRIWDIGAEDAYEESFDAFTAENPHISVTIETVDENQYWDRAESDTADGTMPDAYWIDPSNVAALAEDGTIVEITADRGGWAQSLVQLFTLEDQLWGVPQMWRSVALYYNRDLYADIETNVENLTWSPDEEEDTLLEVARTLTVDEDGNSAGTEDFDPNSIARYGYAVQPDLTRTFVPFLVQAGGQFQDDDGHFVFASDEGEQSTQYLTDLINEHDVSPPLEATTSHEHGAADLFIDEDIALYQGDSDALRLIAEGADFTWGVAPIVGGPNGKISVVDGIAVAGNAESEHPEETALLLVWLGSDQGQDPLASHGLAFPASITGQDTYVNYWAKEGVDVSVFIESSTDATTISSHSLDIHPALEEIQPIIWDIINGELPVDQGLQEAEDTGNAALN; this is encoded by the coding sequence ATGACGCGGAAATTCTTGGCGGCATTCACGGCCGTTGCCCTACTCATGGGTGCCTGCTCCTCAGCGCCAAACGGTGACGAAACAACCGACGCCACAACCGCACCGGACCCCGTTGAGCTGACGTTCCGGATCTGGGACATCGGGGCGGAGGACGCATACGAAGAGTCTTTCGATGCTTTCACAGCCGAAAACCCGCACATCTCCGTCACCATCGAAACGGTGGATGAAAACCAGTACTGGGACCGGGCCGAATCCGACACTGCGGATGGCACGATGCCGGACGCATACTGGATTGATCCTTCCAACGTGGCCGCTCTTGCCGAAGACGGCACGATTGTTGAGATCACCGCAGACCGCGGCGGATGGGCGCAGTCCCTGGTTCAGCTCTTCACTCTTGAAGACCAGCTTTGGGGAGTGCCCCAAATGTGGCGCTCCGTTGCCCTCTACTACAACCGCGACCTGTACGCCGACATTGAAACAAACGTCGAGAATCTGACATGGTCACCCGACGAAGAAGAGGACACTCTTCTCGAGGTCGCCCGGACCCTCACCGTTGACGAGGACGGCAACAGCGCGGGCACCGAAGACTTCGACCCGAACTCGATCGCGAGATATGGGTACGCTGTTCAGCCCGACCTGACCCGCACCTTCGTTCCTTTCCTTGTTCAGGCAGGCGGGCAGTTCCAGGACGACGACGGCCATTTTGTTTTTGCGAGCGATGAAGGTGAGCAATCCACTCAGTACCTCACCGACCTCATCAACGAACACGACGTCTCCCCACCGCTGGAAGCAACCACGTCCCACGAGCATGGCGCAGCTGACCTGTTTATTGATGAGGACATCGCCCTCTATCAGGGCGACTCGGACGCCCTCCGACTGATCGCCGAAGGCGCGGACTTCACCTGGGGCGTTGCCCCGATCGTGGGTGGGCCCAACGGCAAGATCTCGGTCGTTGACGGCATAGCCGTTGCTGGCAATGCCGAGTCGGAACACCCAGAGGAAACCGCACTGCTCCTCGTCTGGCTCGGTTCAGACCAGGGCCAGGATCCGCTCGCGAGCCACGGACTGGCCTTCCCCGCCTCCATCACCGGTCAAGACACGTACGTGAACTACTGGGCGAAAGAAGGCGTGGACGTCTCAGTGTTTATTGAGAGCTCAACGGATGCCACAACGATCTCGTCCCATTCACTCGATATTCATCCCGCCCTCGAAGAGATCCAGCCAATTATTTGGGACATCATCAACGGGGAGCTTCCCGTCGACCAGGGCCTGCAGGAAGCCGAAGACACGGGCAACGCGGCGCTGAACTAA
- a CDS encoding SprT-like domain-containing protein gives MELVPARQLALNLMAEHGLSWNFRWDRAKKRAGQTNFTTRTITLSKHLTQLCTEEQVRHTILHEIAHALVGHGHGHGPVWQAKAKELGTSPRRCTGPDFPVADAPWQGTCSAGHVHARYRRPKRPLSCGRCSRTFSEKHLLTWNYVPSTKQTKKQAAEETEVPQDTLF, from the coding sequence ATGGAACTTGTGCCTGCACGCCAACTCGCCCTGAACCTCATGGCTGAGCACGGCCTGTCGTGGAACTTTAGATGGGATAGAGCAAAGAAGCGTGCCGGTCAGACTAACTTCACAACCCGCACCATCACCCTGTCCAAGCACCTCACACAGCTGTGCACGGAGGAACAGGTGAGGCACACAATCCTCCACGAGATCGCACACGCCCTCGTCGGCCATGGCCACGGGCACGGCCCCGTGTGGCAGGCAAAAGCAAAAGAACTTGGCACAAGCCCGAGAAGATGTACCGGACCCGACTTCCCGGTGGCTGACGCCCCCTGGCAGGGCACCTGCTCCGCCGGTCACGTGCACGCCAGATATCGCAGGCCAAAGCGGCCTCTGAGCTGCGGTCGTTGCTCCCGAACCTTCTCCGAAAAACACCTCCTCACCTGGAATTATGTTCCCTCGACGAAGCAGACCAAGAAGCAGGCTGCGGAAGAAACCGAGGTCCCACAAGACACGCTCTTCTAA
- a CDS encoding ABC transporter permease subunit, whose amino-acid sequence MSVIMDPQTYRPTFGRLLKSEFRKFTSLRSTWIITIVAAVLYLLIAFMVAQSMKSYSEYMSFEEAELLGSSYMVTGVFQFMLLFGISFGTIVMTNEYSHNTIQTSLLASRSRMAFYASKLVVLALFWGAVVIVTMVLSTLLIQATIGSMGVSLPMGDLAFWLSIFCCVLVLIMGALMSAGVGALLRSTVGTITLMFGLVLILPVLEIIPLDFIDDLRPYFPINVMTAAVVPREEGILSTFVVSENSLDANVALLVLAIYTALFIAAGALSLKKRDA is encoded by the coding sequence ATGAGCGTCATCATGGATCCCCAGACCTACCGTCCCACCTTTGGCAGGCTTCTCAAGTCCGAGTTCCGCAAGTTCACGAGCCTGCGGTCTACGTGGATCATCACCATCGTGGCGGCGGTCTTGTACCTCCTGATCGCATTCATGGTTGCCCAGTCCATGAAGTCGTACAGCGAATACATGAGCTTCGAAGAAGCCGAACTGCTCGGCAGCTCCTACATGGTGACTGGCGTTTTCCAGTTCATGCTGCTGTTCGGAATCTCGTTTGGCACGATCGTCATGACCAATGAGTACTCCCACAACACGATCCAAACGTCCCTCCTAGCATCGCGCTCGCGGATGGCGTTCTACGCCTCAAAGCTCGTGGTTCTTGCGCTCTTCTGGGGTGCGGTTGTCATCGTGACCATGGTGCTCTCCACCCTTCTCATTCAGGCGACGATTGGCAGTATGGGCGTGTCATTGCCAATGGGTGATCTCGCCTTCTGGCTGTCAATCTTCTGCTGCGTCCTGGTGCTCATCATGGGAGCGCTCATGTCCGCAGGAGTCGGTGCCCTGCTCCGGTCGACGGTCGGAACGATTACCTTGATGTTCGGTCTCGTGCTGATCCTGCCTGTCCTTGAGATCATTCCGCTCGACTTCATTGATGACCTTCGTCCGTACTTCCCGATCAACGTCATGACGGCAGCGGTGGTACCGAGGGAAGAAGGCATCCTGTCAACCTTCGTTGTTTCAGAGAACTCTCTCGACGCGAATGTTGCGCTACTGGTTCTCGCGATCTACACGGCGCTCTTCATTGCCGCCGGTGCTCTATCCCTCAAGAAGAGAGATGCATAG
- a CDS encoding winged helix DNA-binding domain-containing protein encodes MSVALARMSSQLLVEGRSPVEVVSHFGAMQGQDFPGVITSIALRTQRRSRQDVIDAFNSGALVRTWPQRGTLHVVGSDRVRDVLAVARKRTFPGTVKRREALGIDEQVLEQARTIARDVVGDGITRKELAAAWESAGLVNQPGQVYHLIFHLSIEGLLVWGPMRGKEQLLVLLDRWVAPSAERPYEDIIAEIVTRYVTSHAPTTRKDAAWWANIPVTAVDRALEGSRFVLKDGYWRKPDESLASSRSIQVLPGFDEMILGYSDRSASVADEHAVAICPGGNGVFKPTIMSAGRVIGTWQKTGLQTTYFAEPTTALDKRVQKALRKPPLSGGS; translated from the coding sequence ATGTCCGTTGCGCTTGCTCGCATGTCGTCGCAGTTGCTTGTCGAAGGCCGTTCTCCGGTTGAGGTTGTCTCCCATTTTGGCGCTATGCAGGGGCAGGACTTCCCCGGGGTAATTACGTCGATCGCCCTTCGGACTCAACGTCGTTCACGCCAAGATGTCATCGATGCTTTCAACTCGGGTGCTCTGGTAAGAACCTGGCCGCAGAGGGGAACCCTCCATGTTGTCGGCAGTGACCGTGTGCGGGATGTTCTTGCGGTTGCCCGGAAACGCACATTCCCTGGGACAGTGAAGCGCCGCGAGGCCCTCGGTATCGATGAACAGGTTCTCGAACAGGCTCGGACTATTGCGCGCGATGTTGTAGGTGATGGGATCACGCGAAAGGAGCTTGCCGCGGCGTGGGAGAGCGCGGGCCTGGTTAACCAGCCGGGACAGGTCTATCACCTCATTTTCCATCTGAGCATTGAGGGGCTTCTCGTCTGGGGGCCGATGAGAGGGAAAGAGCAGCTCCTTGTTCTCCTTGATCGGTGGGTTGCACCGAGCGCCGAGAGACCATACGAGGACATCATTGCCGAGATCGTGACCCGCTATGTCACTTCCCATGCCCCAACAACGCGCAAGGATGCTGCCTGGTGGGCGAACATCCCGGTGACCGCCGTTGACCGTGCCCTCGAGGGAAGCCGGTTTGTCTTGAAAGATGGGTACTGGCGTAAGCCGGACGAGAGCCTGGCCAGTAGTCGAAGCATTCAGGTGCTTCCCGGTTTTGATGAGATGATTCTCGGTTACTCGGATCGGTCGGCAAGCGTTGCCGACGAACATGCTGTGGCGATCTGTCCGGGAGGCAACGGAGTGTTTAAGCCGACCATCATGTCGGCGGGCCGAGTTATCGGAACCTGGCAGAAAACCGGGCTTCAGACCACCTACTTTGCCGAGCCCACTACCGCTCTCGACAAGCGAGTACAGAAGGCGCTTCGCAAACCGCCCCTGTCGGGAGGCTCCTAG
- a CDS encoding low molecular weight protein-tyrosine-phosphatase, which translates to MRILIVCTGNICRSPMGEIVLREKLAQAGISAEVDSVGVSSEEHGRGVDTRAARVLREAGYDVPRRSARKVTSQDLEDSDLVLAMTVGHAKELGALAERHGISTDKIHLWREYDSSSSLGVAPGECLGKADTLLPKSLRIEATQTCTCPMANGTFQIRGTADKKASTTPLLLSRAVPTGLSRLSTERV; encoded by the coding sequence ATGCGCATCCTTATCGTCTGCACGGGTAATATCTGCCGGTCTCCCATGGGAGAGATTGTTCTGCGAGAGAAGCTGGCTCAGGCCGGGATCTCCGCGGAGGTCGATTCGGTCGGCGTATCGTCCGAAGAGCATGGACGGGGCGTTGACACTCGAGCCGCACGAGTCCTCCGTGAAGCCGGATACGACGTGCCGAGAAGGAGCGCGCGTAAGGTTACCTCGCAGGACCTCGAGGATTCCGACCTGGTGCTGGCCATGACAGTTGGGCACGCCAAAGAGCTCGGTGCGCTCGCGGAACGTCACGGAATCTCGACCGACAAGATTCACCTGTGGCGTGAATACGATTCGTCCTCGAGCCTCGGCGTGGCGCCCGGGGAGTGTTTGGGGAAGGCGGATACCTTGCTACCAAAAAGTCTGAGGATCGAGGCCACTCAAACCTGTACATGTCCGATGGCGAATGGGACGTTCCAGATCCGTGGTACGGCGGACAAGAAGGCTTCTACGACACCCTTGCTGTTGTCGAGAGCGGTGCCGACGGGATTGTCGCGACTCTCGACTGAGCGGGTTTAG
- a CDS encoding SRPBCC family protein has product MAHDEKQITVTRTIDHSAKDIFDTLSLPARHPNFDGSGMVRSSDNTERISAVGDTFLMNMVGRTGNEYQTNNHVTAFDDGKMIGWKPALAQEADSPGGWEWLYTLKPIDAETTEVTLTYNWSAVDNAEILAHLPAVSAEELEQSLNDLASAIN; this is encoded by the coding sequence ATGGCACATGACGAGAAGCAGATTACAGTTACTCGAACAATCGACCACTCGGCAAAGGACATTTTCGACACCCTGTCGCTACCGGCACGGCACCCAAACTTTGACGGCTCCGGCATGGTGCGGTCATCGGACAACACCGAACGTATTAGCGCCGTCGGGGACACGTTCCTCATGAACATGGTGGGACGTACCGGCAATGAGTACCAGACAAACAATCACGTCACGGCATTCGATGACGGCAAGATGATCGGCTGGAAGCCCGCTCTTGCCCAGGAGGCCGACAGCCCGGGCGGATGGGAATGGCTCTACACCCTCAAGCCTATTGATGCGGAAACGACCGAGGTCACGCTGACCTACAACTGGTCCGCCGTCGACAACGCAGAAATCCTTGCGCACCTTCCGGCGGTTTCCGCCGAGGAACTTGAGCAGTCCCTCAACGATCTCGCTTCAGCAATCAACTGA
- a CDS encoding NAD(P)-binding domain-containing protein — MNALVPGAWSPSGPGWGTQPAWLSTSTGPKDSTIQHRVDVLVIGAGQAGLAAAHELHRAGMRGFADGVDITGTYLVIDAEVRPGGAWQHRWPTLTMETVNDIADLPGLKVGEHNPTDLASHVVPEYFTRYEEHFDFPIMRPVFVYSVERHEGQYLVKTSGGTWLARAIINCTGTWTRPFVPYYPGQQSFRGIQLHTQDYRGPNQFTRRRVAVVGGGISATQHLAELAPVAKSTAWYTRREPNWIDSGGKLKTGMQVEEAVRARVEAGLRPLSVVAATGLLVTDSVRAAREAGVFNRKPMFKAVEPDGVRQANGKLWKADIILWATGFRSELRHFAPLKLRTSDGGIMMKGTAVAGEPTIQLIGYGPTASTIGARWGARKAVRELKSILKIS, encoded by the coding sequence ATGAACGCGTTAGTTCCGGGTGCCTGGAGTCCATCCGGGCCGGGCTGGGGCACGCAACCCGCCTGGCTTTCCACCAGCACCGGCCCGAAAGATTCCACAATCCAGCATCGGGTCGATGTCCTTGTTATCGGTGCGGGACAGGCCGGCCTCGCTGCCGCCCACGAGCTTCACCGCGCAGGAATGCGAGGCTTTGCCGACGGCGTCGATATCACCGGCACGTATCTCGTGATTGATGCTGAAGTGCGCCCGGGAGGCGCCTGGCAACACCGTTGGCCGACGCTCACCATGGAAACGGTTAATGACATTGCGGACCTGCCCGGACTGAAAGTTGGGGAACACAATCCGACCGATCTGGCTTCCCATGTCGTCCCCGAATACTTCACAAGGTACGAAGAACACTTTGACTTCCCCATCATGCGGCCCGTCTTCGTCTACTCGGTTGAGCGGCACGAGGGCCAGTACCTCGTGAAAACCTCCGGTGGCACCTGGCTGGCCCGAGCAATCATTAATTGCACGGGAACGTGGACCCGCCCCTTCGTTCCCTACTATCCGGGGCAGCAGTCTTTCCGCGGTATCCAGCTCCACACGCAGGATTACCGTGGCCCAAATCAGTTCACGAGGCGCCGTGTTGCCGTGGTCGGCGGCGGTATCTCCGCCACCCAACATCTTGCCGAACTTGCCCCGGTCGCTAAATCCACTGCCTGGTACACGAGGCGTGAACCCAACTGGATTGATAGTGGCGGGAAACTGAAGACCGGTATGCAGGTGGAGGAAGCGGTGAGGGCCCGCGTTGAGGCTGGCCTGCGTCCCCTGTCCGTTGTTGCCGCGACCGGCCTTCTCGTGACCGACTCGGTGCGAGCAGCTCGGGAGGCCGGGGTCTTTAACCGGAAACCCATGTTCAAAGCGGTCGAGCCGGACGGTGTTCGGCAAGCCAACGGGAAACTGTGGAAAGCCGACATCATCCTGTGGGCCACGGGCTTCCGATCGGAGCTCCGCCACTTTGCACCCCTGAAGCTCCGTACGTCAGATGGTGGAATCATGATGAAGGGCACAGCGGTGGCCGGTGAACCCACGATTCAGCTGATCGGATATGGGCCAACGGCCTCAACAATTGGGGCCCGCTGGGGCGCTCGGAAGGCCGTGCGGGAACTGAAGAGCATCCTCAAGATAAGCTAG
- a CDS encoding heparan-alpha-glucosaminide N-acetyltransferase domain-containing protein has protein sequence MTQHPSLRYSGRIAAFDIARGLAVLGMIAAHIGPEREGIMGWLMAVPDGRSSILFAMLAGVSLAIITGRNVPYTGVEFLQAKIRIFTRAALLLVISGVLALMNDIVALILAYYAVWFILAIPFLRWRPSRLFIAAGLSWVIGPLIAIYLPVFFQKAGMDTMGDASDFILDTMLTGTYVGVIYMGFVLAGLGIGRLDITRRSVPMTLTPIGLSLAIVGYGTAFLLSDSTEESWKYIDDGGYTGAWTDGWQTDGMGPDWYPDVTFPPVTDYLHAEPHSGTILEAIGSGGTAIAIIGILLLGGPFLGTLLYPIGAVGAMSLTAYSTHIVAVWAIPALVFPESMAPLLWHLLTTMIVCSLWKFFIGRGPLEWLLYRVSQKAARIIPEPSGNPQLSPPRL, from the coding sequence GTGACCCAACATCCCTCACTTCGGTACTCTGGCCGCATCGCCGCTTTCGACATTGCTCGGGGCCTCGCTGTCCTCGGCATGATCGCCGCCCACATCGGCCCCGAACGCGAGGGCATCATGGGCTGGCTCATGGCGGTACCGGATGGTCGGTCATCCATTCTCTTTGCCATGCTTGCTGGGGTCTCACTCGCCATCATCACGGGCAGGAACGTCCCGTACACGGGCGTGGAGTTCCTCCAGGCAAAGATCCGGATCTTCACAAGGGCCGCACTCCTTCTCGTCATCTCGGGCGTCCTCGCCCTCATGAACGACATCGTGGCCCTGATCCTCGCCTACTATGCGGTGTGGTTTATTCTCGCGATCCCATTCCTGCGGTGGCGGCCGAGCCGACTCTTTATCGCCGCGGGACTCAGTTGGGTGATCGGCCCGCTTATCGCCATCTACCTACCGGTCTTCTTCCAAAAGGCCGGTATGGACACCATGGGCGATGCGTCGGATTTCATTCTCGACACGATGCTGACCGGAACATATGTCGGTGTTATCTATATGGGTTTTGTCCTTGCCGGGCTTGGGATCGGGCGTCTCGACATCACGCGACGTTCTGTACCGATGACGCTCACTCCGATCGGGCTGTCGCTTGCGATCGTCGGATATGGCACGGCCTTCCTGCTGTCCGACAGCACGGAAGAGTCTTGGAAGTACATTGACGACGGCGGCTATACGGGGGCCTGGACCGATGGCTGGCAAACAGATGGCATGGGGCCCGACTGGTATCCCGACGTCACGTTCCCGCCAGTCACCGACTACCTCCATGCCGAACCTCATTCGGGAACGATCCTCGAGGCCATTGGTTCGGGAGGGACCGCCATCGCCATCATCGGAATCCTTCTACTCGGCGGCCCGTTCCTCGGGACGCTGCTCTACCCAATTGGCGCGGTTGGTGCCATGTCGCTGACCGCCTACTCCACCCACATCGTTGCCGTCTGGGCCATCCCGGCTCTCGTGTTCCCAGAGTCAATGGCGCCGCTACTCTGGCACCTGCTGACAACAATGATCGTATGCAGTCTGTGGAAGTTCTTCATCGGCAGGGGCCCGCTCGAATGGCTTCTATACCGCGTCTCACAGAAGGCCGCTCGGATCATCCCCGAGCCTTCCGGTAATCCTCAACTTTCTCCTCCCAGGCTTTGA
- a CDS encoding aminoacyl-tRNA deacylase produces the protein MTTSAISFLQASGKPFRQYETEVDGVDFSSIDIGTYFAEQMGMPGERVYKSLMASAQGTLVMGLIPVTRKISLKNLANAIDKKKATMVPPDQAEEFSGSVIGGISPFGLKTPMPIVIDKGAFAHATIAISGGSRELKVEVTPTDAVELLGAIVADIATD, from the coding sequence ATGACCACATCAGCGATCTCGTTCCTGCAAGCATCCGGAAAGCCGTTCCGCCAGTACGAAACTGAGGTCGACGGGGTCGACTTCTCCTCCATTGATATCGGCACCTACTTCGCCGAACAAATGGGAATGCCGGGGGAACGCGTCTACAAGTCCCTCATGGCTTCTGCCCAGGGAACCCTGGTCATGGGACTGATCCCGGTCACGAGGAAGATCTCTCTCAAGAACCTTGCGAATGCCATCGATAAGAAGAAAGCAACAATGGTTCCCCCTGACCAGGCCGAAGAGTTCTCGGGTTCCGTGATTGGCGGCATTTCCCCGTTTGGCCTCAAGACTCCCATGCCGATTGTGATCGACAAGGGCGCTTTCGCTCATGCCACCATTGCCATCTCGGGCGGTAGTCGCGAGCTCAAGGTTGAGGTGACGCCAACGGATGCCGTTGAGCTTCTTGGTGCCATCGTTGCCGACATCGCAACTGACTAG
- the nrdF gene encoding class 1b ribonucleoside-diphosphate reductase subunit beta, with protein sequence MSEKLPLVTSVQAINWNKIIDEKDEEVWDRLTANFWLPEKIPLSNDIQSWNTLTGPEQLMTTRVFTGLTLLDTVQGTVGAVSLIPDAVTPHEEAVYTNIAFMESVHAKSYSSIFSTLNTSEEIEETFRWSEENEHLQKKARIILDYYHGDDPQKRKVASVMLESFLFYSGFYAPMYWSAHGKLTNTADLIRLIIRDEAVHGYYIGYKFQVANQKEDAKRQDELKEYTYDLLQDLYDNEEDYTESLYDDLGLSEDVKMFLRYNANKALMNLGYEALFPSDQTAVNPAILAALSPGADENHDFFSGSGSSYVIGTAEATEDEDWDF encoded by the coding sequence GTGTCAGAAAAGTTGCCTCTCGTAACCAGTGTTCAGGCGATCAACTGGAACAAGATCATCGACGAAAAGGATGAGGAAGTCTGGGATCGGCTTACCGCTAACTTCTGGCTACCCGAGAAAATCCCGCTGTCGAACGACATCCAGTCGTGGAACACCCTGACCGGACCTGAGCAGCTCATGACGACCCGTGTCTTCACAGGCCTGACGCTTCTTGACACGGTCCAGGGAACGGTTGGAGCAGTATCGCTGATCCCGGATGCTGTGACCCCGCACGAAGAGGCCGTGTACACGAACATCGCGTTCATGGAGTCGGTCCACGCGAAGTCGTACTCGTCCATCTTCTCGACGCTCAACACGTCCGAGGAGATTGAGGAGACCTTCCGCTGGTCGGAGGAAAACGAGCACCTTCAGAAGAAGGCCCGCATCATTCTCGACTACTACCACGGTGATGATCCGCAGAAGCGTAAGGTCGCCTCGGTCATGCTCGAGTCGTTCCTGTTCTACTCCGGCTTCTACGCCCCGATGTACTGGTCTGCTCACGGCAAGCTCACGAACACGGCCGATCTTATCCGCCTCATTATTCGTGACGAGGCAGTGCACGGCTACTACATCGGCTACAAGTTCCAGGTTGCCAACCAGAAGGAAGACGCAAAGCGTCAGGACGAGCTCAAGGAGTACACGTACGACCTGCTGCAGGACCTGTACGACAACGAAGAGGACTACACCGAGTCGCTCTACGATGATCTTGGCCTGTCCGAGGACGTCAAGATGTTCCTCCGCTACAACGCGAACAAGGCTCTGATGAACCTTGGTTACGAGGCTCTTTTCCCGTCTGATCAGACCGCGGTCAACCCCGCGATTCTTGCGGCGCTGTCCCCGGGTGCCGACGAGAACCACGACTTCTTCTCCGGCTCAGGGTCCTCCTACGTCATCGGTACCGCCGAGGCGACGGAAGATGAGGACTGGGACTTCTAG
- a CDS encoding sugar O-acetyltransferase: MSSAKAEMESHRESFNVRRMLDGELYIFDEHNEALQRKAQDLVREFNACADPGRSDEILTELLGSRGESCTMMPTIGFDYGWNTFAGENFYANMGLIVLDVVPVTIGDNCFFGPRVTLATASHPIAPGPRAEGLEFGKSITIGNNVWLGAHVVVNPGVTIGDNAVIGSSSVVTKDIPAGVVAAGNPCRVIRRIEPAEVKAWEEKVEDYRKARG, encoded by the coding sequence ATGTCGAGCGCAAAGGCGGAAATGGAATCGCACAGGGAATCGTTCAATGTCCGCAGAATGCTGGACGGAGAGCTCTATATCTTCGATGAACACAATGAAGCGCTCCAGCGAAAAGCCCAGGATCTGGTCCGGGAATTCAATGCCTGTGCAGACCCGGGGCGGAGCGACGAGATCCTCACAGAGCTCCTTGGGAGCCGTGGAGAGTCGTGCACGATGATGCCGACAATTGGCTTCGATTACGGCTGGAACACGTTTGCGGGTGAGAACTTCTATGCCAACATGGGGCTCATCGTTCTTGACGTTGTCCCTGTGACCATTGGGGACAACTGCTTCTTCGGACCGCGAGTCACGCTGGCGACCGCCAGTCACCCCATTGCCCCCGGCCCGCGTGCCGAAGGTTTGGAATTCGGGAAGTCGATAACGATCGGCAACAACGTTTGGCTTGGCGCCCACGTTGTCGTCAACCCGGGTGTCACGATCGGCGACAACGCGGTCATCGGCTCCTCCTCCGTGGTCACGAAGGACATTCCCGCGGGCGTGGTTGCGGCCGGTAACCCCTGCCGGGTTATTCGGAGGATTGAGCCCGCTGAGGTCAAAGCCTGGGAGGAGAAAGTTGAGGATTACCGGAAGGCTCGGGGATGA